DNA from Coleofasciculus sp. FACHB-1120:
TCACACGATTTGCGAAGAGGGGCGCTGTCCGAATCGGGGGGAGTGCTATGCTCAAAAGACAGCAACATTTCTGCTGATGGGGCAAACTTGCACCCGTGCCTGTGCTTTTTGTCAAGTGGATAAAGGGCAGGCACCGATGCCTTTAGATCCGGAAGAACCGCAAAAGGTGGCTCAGGCGGTGCAGTTGCTTTCTTTGCGCTACGTGGTGCTGACTTCGGTGGCAAGAGATGATTTGCCGGATGGGGGGGCGAGTTGGTTTGCGGCGACGATGGTGGCGGTAAGAGAGCTGAATCCGGAAACTCTAATTGAGGTATTGACGCCAGATTTCTGGGGAGGTAAGGATGCACAGGAGAAACAACGCCAGCGGATTGAGACGGTGGTTGCAGCGTCACCTGTTTGTTATAACCACAATATTGAGACGGTGGGGCGTCTGCAAGGACGGGTGCGAAGGGGGGCACAGTATGAGCGATCGCTTGATGTTCTCCGGATTGTGAAAGAACTTGACTCCACAATTGCCACGAAATCCGGCTTGATGCTGGGACACGGGGAAACTGAAGCCGAAGTGATTGAGGCGATGACCCATTTGCGGAATGTTGGATGCGATCGCATTACTCTCGGTCAGTATATGCGCCCTTCTCTAGAACATCTGCCAGTCCAAAAATACTGGACGCCAGAAGAATTTGAGCATCTGGGAGCGATCGCCC
Protein-coding regions in this window:
- the lipA gene encoding lipoyl synthase, whose product is MNLPTETNARHIQPDVQAWRSEIEALPPWLRRSIGKASDISTVQRIIKQRQIHTICEEGRCPNRGECYAQKTATFLLMGQTCTRACAFCQVDKGQAPMPLDPEEPQKVAQAVQLLSLRYVVLTSVARDDLPDGGASWFAATMVAVRELNPETLIEVLTPDFWGGKDAQEKQRQRIETVVAASPVCYNHNIETVGRLQGRVRRGAQYERSLDVLRIVKELDSTIATKSGLMLGHGETEAEVIEAMTHLRNVGCDRITLGQYMRPSLEHLPVQKYWTPEEFEHLGAIARKMGFAHVRSGPLVRSSYHAGESD